A region from the Streptomyces lydicus genome encodes:
- a CDS encoding sirohydrochlorin chelatase: MDLCPPRPTLLVVAHGSRDPRHAAAVSALCARVRALRPGLRVEVGYLDFNAPRVPRVLERLSAEAEAEAEERRAAASGRRGGPGEGVREVVALPLLLTRAFHAKSDIPAVLRAATARLPRLAVRQAEVLGPSPLLTAALERRLAQAGVRPGDRGSTGVVLASAGSSDPEASAVIAEIAREWRHTAGWCAVRPAFASASLPRTADAVRELRAEGVGRVAVAPYVIAPGFLPDRIAAGAREAGADVLAPVLGPAPELARLLLRRYEAAVLDGARGDLTALTA, translated from the coding sequence CGCTTCTCGTCGTCGCCCACGGCAGCCGCGATCCGCGGCACGCCGCGGCCGTCTCCGCGCTCTGTGCGCGGGTGCGGGCGCTGCGGCCGGGGCTGCGCGTCGAGGTCGGCTACCTCGACTTCAACGCGCCCCGGGTGCCGCGGGTGCTGGAGCGGCTGTCGGCGGAGGCGGAGGCGGAGGCGGAGGAGCGGCGCGCGGCGGCGTCCGGGCGTCGTGGCGGACCGGGAGAGGGCGTACGGGAGGTGGTGGCGCTGCCGCTGCTGCTGACCCGCGCCTTCCACGCCAAGTCCGACATCCCGGCGGTCCTGCGGGCGGCGACGGCACGGCTGCCCCGGCTGGCCGTCCGTCAGGCCGAGGTGCTGGGCCCTTCGCCGCTGCTGACCGCCGCGCTGGAGCGCCGGCTGGCACAGGCCGGGGTGCGGCCCGGCGACCGTGGCTCGACCGGGGTCGTGCTGGCCTCGGCGGGCTCCTCCGACCCGGAGGCGAGCGCAGTGATCGCTGAAATCGCGCGGGAGTGGCGGCACACCGCTGGCTGGTGTGCCGTGCGACCTGCGTTCGCCTCCGCATCTCTTCCCCGTACGGCCGACGCGGTGCGGGAACTGCGGGCCGAGGGCGTCGGCCGGGTGGCCGTGGCCCCGTACGTCATCGCCCCGGGCTTCCTCCCGGATCGCATTGCCGCCGGGGCCCGTGAGGCCGGGGCCGATGTCCTCGCCCCCGTCCTCGGCCCGGCACCCGAGCTGGCCCGCCTGCTGCTGCGGCGCTACGAAGCGGCGGTCCTGGACGGCGCCCGTGGGGACCTGACGGCGCTGACCGCCTGA
- a CDS encoding glycoside hydrolase family 13 protein — protein sequence MTAQHFGSDRSITDWWRQAVVYQVYPRSFADADGDGIGDLPGVTSRLPYLAGLGVDAVWLSPFYPSQLADGGYDVDDYRNVDPRLGTLDDFDAMVAEAHRLGLKVMVDIVPNHSSDQHLWFQEALRAEPGSAARERYVFREGKGERGELPPTDWVSCFGGPAWTRLPDGWWYLHLFAPEQPDFNWDNPEVRADFLHTLRFWSDRGVDGFRVDVAHGLAKDLAAPLRDIGTVEGYTPADLPEDGSHPFWDRDEVHDIFRDWRKVFNEYDPPRVAVAEAWVRSSRRTAYATPQELGQAFNFDFLRAALHAGELRAAIDTALADARAAGATATWVLSNHDVIRHASRYGLPDGRDEEAWLLSDGQEPVLAREFGLRRALAATLLMLALPGSGYVYQGEELGLPEVAGLSRDSLQDPVWTRSGGRLKGRDGCRVPLPWRREGSSYGFGGGGAWLPQPAGWGELSVEAQQGVASSPLELYRTALATRRRLLADEALEWADDAPTARPDVLHFRRSGGWECVTNLSGEPRPLPPGELLLASAPVTGDALPPWTTVWLRTAQVSAQV from the coding sequence GTGACCGCACAGCACTTCGGCTCCGACCGCAGCATCACCGACTGGTGGCGGCAGGCCGTCGTCTACCAGGTGTATCCGCGCAGCTTCGCCGATGCCGACGGCGACGGCATCGGAGACCTCCCCGGTGTGACCTCCCGGCTGCCCTACCTCGCCGGCCTCGGTGTGGATGCCGTCTGGCTGAGCCCCTTCTACCCCTCACAACTGGCCGACGGCGGCTACGACGTCGACGACTACCGCAATGTCGACCCGCGTCTGGGCACCCTCGACGACTTCGATGCCATGGTGGCCGAGGCACACCGCCTTGGCCTCAAGGTGATGGTCGACATCGTGCCCAACCACTCCTCCGACCAGCACCTCTGGTTCCAGGAGGCGTTGCGCGCGGAGCCCGGATCCGCGGCCCGCGAGCGGTACGTCTTCCGCGAGGGCAAGGGCGAGCGGGGCGAACTGCCGCCCACCGACTGGGTCTCCTGCTTCGGCGGCCCCGCCTGGACCCGGCTGCCGGACGGCTGGTGGTACCTCCATCTCTTCGCCCCCGAGCAGCCCGACTTCAACTGGGACAACCCCGAGGTCCGCGCGGACTTCCTGCACACCCTGCGCTTCTGGTCGGACCGCGGCGTCGACGGCTTCCGGGTCGATGTGGCCCACGGCCTGGCCAAGGACCTGGCCGCGCCGCTGCGCGACATCGGCACCGTCGAGGGCTACACGCCCGCGGACCTCCCCGAGGACGGCAGCCACCCCTTCTGGGACCGCGACGAGGTGCACGACATCTTCCGCGACTGGCGCAAGGTCTTCAACGAGTACGACCCGCCGCGGGTCGCCGTCGCCGAGGCCTGGGTACGCAGCTCCCGCCGTACCGCCTACGCCACCCCGCAGGAACTCGGCCAGGCCTTCAACTTCGACTTCCTCAGGGCCGCGCTGCACGCCGGGGAGCTGCGCGCCGCCATCGACACCGCACTCGCCGACGCACGGGCGGCCGGGGCCACCGCGACCTGGGTGCTGTCCAACCACGATGTGATCCGGCACGCCTCCCGGTACGGCCTGCCGGACGGCCGCGACGAGGAGGCCTGGCTGCTCTCCGACGGACAGGAACCCGTCCTGGCCCGGGAGTTCGGGCTGCGCCGGGCGCTGGCCGCCACCCTGTTGATGCTGGCCCTGCCGGGCTCCGGCTACGTCTACCAGGGCGAGGAACTGGGGCTGCCCGAGGTCGCCGGCCTCTCCCGGGACAGCCTCCAGGACCCGGTGTGGACCCGCAGCGGAGGCCGGCTGAAGGGGCGGGACGGCTGCCGGGTGCCCCTGCCCTGGCGGCGCGAGGGCAGCTCGTACGGCTTCGGCGGCGGGGGTGCCTGGCTGCCGCAGCCGGCCGGATGGGGCGAGCTGTCCGTCGAGGCCCAGCAGGGTGTGGCGTCCTCGCCTCTGGAGCTGTACCGCACGGCGCTCGCCACCCGCCGCCGGCTGCTGGCCGACGAGGCGCTGGAATGGGCCGATGACGCGCCGACGGCCCGCCCGGACGTCCTGCACTTCCGCCGCTCGGGCGGCTGGGAGTGCGTGACCAACCTGTCGGGCGAGCCCAGGCCGTTGCCGCCCGGAGAGTTGCTGCTGGCCTCCGCACCGGTCACCGGCGACGCACTGCCGCCGTGGACGACGGTCTGGCTGCGCACCGCGCAGGTCTCCGCGCAGGTCTGA